CTGCAACATCTCCAACTGCGCTCCCGCCTTGGCCAGACGATGTCGTACGACAGGCTGCTCTGCCAGGGGCTTGCCAAAGGCCTCTCGCTTCATGACATAGCCCATTGCCGTGGACAATGCTACCCTCGACTGCCTCGTCGCCCCCAGCGCGATCATAAGGCGCTCTGGTTGAAGTTGTTCATCACATAGAGCATTCCCTTGCCTTCCTCACCAATCAAATTCTCCACGGGCACTTTCACATCTTCCAATTCAATGAACGTCGTACCACCAGTCTTGGACCCGGTACACTTCAGCCGCCTCATCTCCACACCCTCCACCTTCAACGGGACAACCAACAAACTCAAACCTCCAGGCCCTTTCCCACCAGTCCTCACTGTCATCGTGGTGTAGTCAGCCCAAATTGCATTCGTAATCCACTTCTTCTGCCCATTCACGACGTAATGCTTCCCATCTTTGCTCTTCACCGCACTCGTCTCGACATTCGCCACATCACTACCACCCGTAGGCTCCGTGATCGCAATACAAGTCCTCTTCCTGCCCGTCAACAAGTCCGGCAAGAACCTCTCCTGCAACTCCCGGCTTCCATACTTAATTATCGGTGGAATGCCATACGCGAAGCCTGCCGTCAGACCTGATGAGGGCCCCGCCAATCCACTACGATGAATCTCATCAACCCAGATCGCTGTGTGAACGTAATCCCACTCTTCCACTGGCGTGCCTAGGATATCTTTGATCCCGCTCTTATGGAGCCAGTCGACGGGTAGAGGGGGGCAGAGGTTGGGAAGGAGCATGTTCACCTGGTTGAACTTGGCAAAGAGGTCGGAGGGGAGGTCCCCTTCGTTCTCCCAGTCCATGCAGTAAGGGAGGAAGTGCTTTTCGAACCATGCTCTGCAGGAAATTTGGAAACGTTTGTGCGTGTCGCGGTAAAGGGGTGATGGGAAGCCGGCGAGCCAGGCGGGTTCGGAGAAAGGAGTTTGGGTCAGAGGGTCGTCTTGGGCGGCCATATTCGCGAGTGTGTCTGTGGGTTGGGATATGGTTGCCATGGTGGATGGTGTTGCTTGTAATCGATGTAGCTGGGAAGGGACGGAGGCTGGATGAAGGATATGAAGAATGTGGTCAAAGGCAATGGCACTCACTCTGCTGTGTGTCTGATGACGACGAGACCTACAATCAATGTACATGTATCTTACACGATGAAGTCGTGCACAAGCGTGTCAATGCTCGGTTGGAGAAGAGCTTCAAAGCCGAGGATGACTGTTTCGAATAGGGCAGCGATCGTCACATATTCTGGACTCAAGGGTCGGGACGGGTTTCGCCGGGCTTAACTACTGTACATATGAATGAACTCGAGAAGTTGTCTAAAGTGCACCCTCTCGGCGCGCACCTgctatatatactatatgTACAATATATAGCTTAATTTACTCGCCTCACTACGACGAATCTAtggctaatatagtaataataaTATATAGAGCTATCACCGACGCGTAACTAATAGAGAGAAGTCGTATATTTACGTACTACTTTCGTACAAGTTATAGCGAGTACCTAGAATTCCTCGACTCGAAGCTACTTGCGAGTTTAGTAACTCTAGTCGAGATTTATTCCGACTCTTATATCTCTTTAAATAAAGTCTAGATTATAGCTAGGGATAGTAAAATAACAATATATGAAGTATTATTAATAGTATGGTATAGTCCCTAGCGTACTAGTAATATTCTAATACTCTTATTAGTCGGAGACTTCCGAGGCCTCCGAGGAGCCGTACCTACTTTTGGACTTTAAAGAGAGGTCTAAAGTAAAGTCCTTAGGCTTAAATAAGGGTCCTTCTAGGTAGTAAGGCCAAAGTAATACTAGAATAAGTATATATGTCAATATCATACCTTGCCTAATCGGACTATACAGAATGAAATATCATTTTCAACTCGTATACCTAGGTATAGCAAGGGTCTTGCGTATTGACTCGTGCCCTTCATATTGAACGACATTAGTCGCGGGTATCATAAGTAATCATTCGCCTCCAGGGCTCCAGCCATATATTCATTAGCCATCATGTATCATGCCATCGTATGCGTATGCCAGAGGCGCTGCCCCTTCACAGTTCCTCCTCCTTCACTTGATGTCCGTGAACGCTGACCAGCCCGATCTCTGACCACTTGAGCTCTCCTTCGCCCAACGCCGCATGATATGCTTCGTGCTGCAGAGCAAGTCTTAACTCCGCCTCCTGCTCCACCTCATCGAGCTCAGTCTTCATCACAGACTCAGCATCCCGTCCATCCAGGTTGGCTGCAATATCAGCTTCGGCGTCAACTTGGACAGCCGGGGGAGTGATAGGCGACAAGCGGCCATAGCCTTCTGGTTGTATATGTGGCGACTCTCGTATCGAAGATTGACGTCTGAATGATGTGCGGCTCACTCGGCGCGGTGCTTCGAGACTGTCCCAACTAAATAGATCTTCGCCAACCGACGATTTACGCCGTGCCTCTGCAGTCTGCCTGCGCCAGCTGTTGATCTGACGGCTTGGCGAAGAGCGTTCATCGACAATGAGAGGGTGGTGAGTCCATTCTTTGTGTACCGTTTGAAGGTCCTGAACTCGTTCGGCTGGTGTATGGTCCACGGAGGTTGCTCTGGTAACATCGGTGGAGCTTTTTCTCCTCTTACTCGCTTGTCCTGTAGAGGCGTCTTTCTGACCTCTACGAGCAAGTTCGACCTTGACTTTGCGGTTCATCACAGTCTTGCCGGCAAGTTCGTTGACAGCGCGCTCCGCCTCAGAGATTGTCGGCATAGTGGCGAAAGCGTACCGAGCGGGGCCTTTCGTCTGCGGATCAGTCGGTATGTCAATATGACTTCTGCACAATACGTCAGTGATGGTTTGTGTTGTTTGCACAATGCGCAACATACACAGCAAAGTCCTTAAAGAAGTCTTTCAGTTCGGTCTCGGTAGTATGATTTGCCAGGCCACCAATGTACAATCTTCTTTTCGAAGCAGGCTCCGCGCGCTTGGTCGTTGGTGAGTAGTGGTTGAGATCTTGTGGCAGCCACATATCACCTTGAGATGACCTGGGTCCCGCGAGACCAGCGTCGTTGATCTCGTGACCAGAAGGTCCGCTAGAAACCTCGATTCCTCGAAGCGGAGAGTGTTGACAAAGCTCAACTGACGGCTCAGGCCGGGATGTCAGCTTCTTACGCTTTCCTGTATCATCCTCTTGTTCGAATCCTGCTTTCTGCGCCGAACGGCGTCGACTAGCTTGAGGCGGCGAGACCTCCCGGCTGCGCAGCTGCGACAGAACACGGTCATAGTCCTGCGTGTTCTGCGAGTACCTGTTGCGACTCACTGGGCGTGAGGTCACAGCTGTATTGACGTCCCCTCTTTGCAACATGACTTGATCATGTCTGAACACAGGCGCCTGATCATACAGGTGGCCAAACAAGTACCCCATCGATTGTGTAGGCTTCCAATTCTTCTCGACCGTGCAAGGCAATATGTCTTTAGGCATGAACGCCTCAATCAGATGGCAGAGCTCACCGAAGGAAGAGTGTCGCGAGTATGGGAAGGTGATCTGCTTTGGCAGTCCTTGAATAGTTGACGAATCACTGCGTGGTGGGCCTTTTGCTTGCTGCTTCAGCCGCGTAACGCGCTTGGCCAGTGCTGCTGGTATGCTTTCCAAGGGAAGGCCGTCTAGATCGTCAAAGACATCGCCACTTTGAGATATATCGACAGCGTCGAGCACAAGAGAGCTTCCCGGGTCATTCATAGCCGTTGTCAGCATTTGCTCAATACTATCGAGCAGACTTGGCTGATCCGGCAATTTGACGGCGCAGATTTGCATCATTGCAGACACAACAGCCTCGTTATCAACGTCAAGGGCGTGGTGTTGGTTCAAATCGCCATGACCGCCTCCAGCACCCAGCTCGGGCATATCCCGCCCCTCGTGCCGAGAAATGATGGGCGTGATGCGGACAAAGTCTAATCCACTGGTCGGTGACTGATGTCAAATAGACAAGATGTGGACTCACTTTTGTTCCATACACTACAGCCAGTGCCTTTCTCGCAACTGTGAATGCGGTGCTGTTGCGTACTGAGGCACCCCTCCTGGATGTGATTCCCGCATTTGGCACCTATGAGCTTGAATGCTTCCGGTGCAGGCATGCTATCGTTCTTGAACAGCGATTTGTACAGTTCGTATCGATAGTCGTCCACGTGAATCTGGGATCCCAGGAAGATTGAGAGCGCTTGCCAAACCTCCTCGTATCCGAATGTCCAGGCGTCGAAGTAGAATAGCGTATCAGCTGGGTAACGGGACACTTGCCTGAGAAGCTCCATGACGCCACTTGCTTTGGTCGGAAACTGTCGGTAGTGATCCTTTTTGGATGCAAACGTAGTGTCAAGATATATCGTATCGAGGCGCTTGAGCGGCGGCCCATCCTTTGCTGCAACATAGGGAAGGAGAAGAGGATTGCGGATGAGAGAGTTGACCCACCATAATTCAGATCTGATGTCTCCAGTGTAGAGGATCGCCTTGTTCTCGTCCTCGATCAAGAACATGACTGCGCCGACGCAGTGGTTCGCGTCGAACAAGGTGACGCGAATGCTTCGGCCAGGAGCTAGCTCAAGCGTCGTTGGTGTCTCCAATGGTATTGGTTTGAGTAGTTTCCCTATGGTTTTGTAGGTCTGTTTGCGTGACTCAAGAATGCCTTTGGCAAAGTTCATTCGGTGAGGATACTTCTCCAGTCGCAAGAGAATCTCTCGCGTAGCTGGCGAGCAGTAAATGAAGGGCGACTTGCATGTTTCCAGCCCAACAAGATGGTCGGTGTGGACATGACTGAGGAATAGGGCGAGAGGCGGTCGTAACGATTCACTGCGTGTGAAGCGATCGATGCGAATGTCAGGGAGCTCTGCTACGTTCCCGTCGAATGTCGACATGTTTGCAGCTCATTTCTGGCGATGAGGCCGAAGTTGCTTTTGGGAAAGTGGAAGTGGAAGTGGCAAACGTTGACCGACGCGATGAGCTCGCGCGGCTAAACACGCTAGTGGGGCAAGTCACGTGCTGGTCGTGGACTCGTGTCAGACTCGTGTTGCTGCATGTGAACCTGGAGCCTGGAAGCTCCGACGATCGGTTCTCGGTTCCACTGAGTTTCGAGACGATCAACCACGCGACCGTATCATAGCCGGACCTGACATCCTGTGAAACTATATATAACCAGACTACTCAGCTCTCTTAAGGAGCGTTCCCTTTGACCTAGAGTTTTACACATCCTGCTCCAACAACCACTCCACGCCTGCATGCAGCGCATTCTCGCCCCTACGTGCTTGCCTTCGACATACGAGACCTGCATTGACCCCGCTACTGCCGCTGGATCGCACTTTCCGGTCCATTGACCATTCACTCGCGACTGTCACAAGCTTTACCCTCTGCGCCTACCTTCATAATGGCCTCCGATCCGCGACGAAGGGCGCCGCCGCCTCCACCACCACCGCCCGAACCACAACCCGAACACGCGACACTCCCACCACAGATGGACGGCTCTACCGATCCAGAGCCCGTGCCCCGAGCAGAATCGCAACAACCAAACACACAGCCTGAGCAGAAGCAGGATGGTGGCTACAAATTGAAGTTCTGCACAGTATGCGCTTCAAATAACAACAGGTAGACCATGACTCGGGCTTTATAAAACCCTAGAAGCTGACGTATACACAGATCAATGGAAGCACATCTACGTCTCACGACCGCACCTAATGGTCCCTACCCAACCATATCCTTCGGCACAGGCTCCCTCGTTCGACTACCTGGGCCATCAATATCTCAGCCAAACGTCTACAACTTTAACTCCACATCCTACGAAGCCATGTACAACGAATTGGCCGGCAAAGACAGCCGACTATACAAAGCCAACGGCATTCTACCAATGCTCGAGCGCAACAAGAACGTCAAATGGGGCCCCGAGCGATGGCAAGACTGGAAAGTGGGGATACCGCGAGTTGGCAAGAGGTGGCAGACCCAGGATGGCGCAGAGCAAGGCGGAGCAGAAGCCGAGTACAAGGACGACAAGGGCTACCAGGGCACAGAGGCAGGCACGGTAGACATTGTGATCACGTGCGAGGAGAGGTGCTGGGATGCAGTGGTAGATGACCTACTCACGAGAGGTGCTCCGCTAAACCGGCCGGTACACGTCTTCAATGTGGATATTAAGGACAATCACGAGGAGGCGCTAGTCGGTGGGAGGGCGATCTTGGAGCTGGCGGATGCACTGAATCAGGCGGCGCAGCAGGAGCGGGACGTCAGTGGGAATGTGAATGGCTTTGATGCTGGTCAGGCTGGTGCAAGGGCTGGTTTTGACGAGAAAGTGCCGGAGGTGCTGGCTGCGTGGCAGG
This genomic window from Fulvia fulva chromosome 4, complete sequence contains:
- a CDS encoding Acyl-CoA dehydrogenase apdG, translating into MAAQDDPLTQTPFSEPAWLAGFPSPLYRDTHKRFQISCRAWFEKHFLPYCMDWENEGDLPSDLFAKFNQVNMLLPNLCPPLPVDWLHKSGIKDILGTPVEEWDYVHTAIWVDEIHRSGLAGPSSGLTAGFAYGIPPIIKYGSRELQERFLPDLLTGRKRTCIAITEPTGGSDVANVETSAVKSKDGKHYVVNGQKKWITNAIWADYTTMTVRTGGKGPGGLSLLVVPLKVEGVEMRRLKCTGSKTGGTTFIELEDVKVPVENLIERLMIALGATRQSRVALSTAMGYVMKREAFGKPLAEQPVVRHRLAKAGAQLEMLQAWLDQFLWQMLHLPKSQADKRLGGLTALVKATAGMVLNEGNGFTQTGQGELVEKIYRDVFGSRIPGGSEDVMLDLAVRQLIKNYQRATKELEKSGGNKSKL
- a CDS encoding RNA polymerase II subunit A C-terminal domain phosphatase ssu72, with translation MASDPRRRAPPPPPPPPEPQPEHATLPPQMDGSTDPEPVPRAESQQPNTQPEQKQDGGYKLKFCTVCASNNNRSMEAHLRLTTAPNGPYPTISFGTGSLVRLPGPSISQPNVYNFNSTSYEAMYNELAGKDSRLYKANGILPMLERNKNVKWGPERWQDWKVGIPRVGKRWQTQDGAEQGGAEAEYKDDKGYQGTEAGTVDIVITCEERCWDAVVDDLLTRGAPLNRPVHVFNVDIKDNHEEALVGGRAILELADALNQAAQQERDVSGNVNGFDAGQAGARAGFDEKVPEVLAAWQDRWPNLPALWTLAWL